A stretch of Aedes aegypti strain LVP_AGWG chromosome 2, AaegL5.0 Primary Assembly, whole genome shotgun sequence DNA encodes these proteins:
- the LOC5570531 gene encoding coronin-1C isoform X3, with amino-acid sequence MSSFEAIRNEFAGKWKALLEAGGGGGGACGLSLSDPEQHVAGDSDNDGDNDSMTNSQLWFRGVRPSKFRHVYGLPTRKECCYTDISVVRSGNDGNFCAINPTFLAIVADTTFVVIPINQTGRIDFQCCKVIGHTGQILDLKWNPFDDNMIASASDDCTIKLWKIPEGGLTSNLSECSTELVGHKRKVLHIEWHPTAANVLISAGFDHLICVWDVGNSDKTLLNVIHCHVDMIYSLAINRDGSLIATTSKDKKLRVIEPRSGIVVSEGICHMGTKCSKAVFLDNDRILTTGFSRHSDRQYAVWNQHDLKKPLVQEVIDSSSGVVTPYFDYDTKMIYLAGKGDGNIRYYELVDEAPYVYYLNQFLSGQPQKALGFMPKRGVNVAQCEVFRFYKLHAAGNICEPISMIVPRKSTLFQSDLYPDTLADIPAIGAKEWFQGRNVQPMLRSMKTGESILDANANQKTRNSESKYATIHHTSSKHNVLNNHHGNHNGNSNNHSHSNGTNGTALNGSNYTNGNSVTSLTNGGKNNKENEIDNRKFDNNTKKFAFLSQPTIPDYRPQAVTNIIEKSQKTSTNQSTKFHQLQAIFGQHQTANHKDIANLQNNLLSNSRNSSRNSSLENINLLNSENELRKAFNKQAEEIKSLRKSLNNSEKRVRELEAEVKRLQLQQKH; translated from the exons TTTGAAGCGATCCGAAACGAATTCGCCGGCAAGTGGAAAGCCCTCCTGGAAGCTGGCGGTGGCGGAGGCGGTGCCTGTGGATTGAGCTTGAGCGATCCGGAACAGCACGTGGCAGGCGACAGCGATAACGACGGCGACAACGACAGTATGACCAACTCACAG CTATGGTTCCGCGGAGTGCGGCCCTCCAAGTTCCGGCACGTGTACGGTCTGCCCACGCGGAAGGAGTGCTGCTACACCGACATCAGTGTGGTCCGCAGCGGCAACGATGGCAACTTCTGCGCCATCAATCCCACATTCCTGGCCATCGTGGCCGACACAACGTTTGTGGTCATCCCGATCAACCAAACCGGACGAATCGATTTCCAGTGCTGTAAGGTGATTGGACACACCGGTCAAATCTTGGACCTGAAGTGGAATCCTTTCGATGACAATATGATAGCGTCCGCTTCGGATGATTGCACA ATCAAACTATGGAAAATCCCGGAGGGTGGATTAACGAGCAATCTGAGCGAATGTTCCACAGAACTCGTCGGCCATAAGCGTAAGGTGCTGCACATCGAATGGCACCCAACGGCGGCCAATGTGCTGATTAGCGCTGGTTTCGATCACTTGATTTGCGTGTGGGATGTGGGCAACTCCGACAAGACCCTGCTGAACGTGATCCATTGTCACGTTGACATGATCTACAGTTTGGCGATCAATCGTGACGGGTCGTTGATAGCGACCACCTCCAAGGACAAGAAGCTGCGGGTGATTGAACCGCGCAGTGGAATCGTTGTTTCG GAGGGCATCTGTCATATGGGAACGAAATGTTCGAAAGCGGTTTTCCTGGACAACGATCGCATTTTGACAACTGGATTTTCCCGCCATTCAGACAGGCAGTATGCCGTGTGGAATCAGCATGACCTGAAGAAACCTTTGGTGCAGGAAGTGATCGATAGCTCCAGTGGAGTGGTCACTCCATACTTCGACTACGACACCAAAATGATCTACCTGGCGGGAAAGGGAGACGGCAACATTCGGTACTACGAGTTGGTAGATGAAGCACCATATGTGTACTATTTGAACCAGTTTCTGTCTGGACAACCCCAGAAAGCGCTAGGATTCATGCCAAAGCGTGGCGTGAACGTCGCACAATGCGAAGTGTTTCGGTTTTATAAACTCCACGCAGCTGGAAATATATGCGAACCCATTTCGATGATAGTTCCGCGTAAGTCAACACTTTTCCAGAGCGATCTCTATCCGGATACGCTGGCCGACATACCGGCGATTGGTGCCAAAGAGTGGTTCCAGGGACGGAACGTGCAACCCATGCTGAGGTCAATGAAGACTG gcgaaTCCATTCTGGACGCAAATGCCAATCAGAAAACCCGCAACAGTGAAAGCAAATATGCCACCATCCATCACACCAGCAGCAAGCACAATGTCCTCAACAACCACCACGGCAATCACAACGGAAATAGCAATAACCATAGCCATAGCAATGGCACCAATGGCACGGCACTCAACGGCAGTAACTACACCAACGGTAACAGCGTAACATCCCTTACCAACGGTGGCAAAAATAACAAAGAGAACGAAATCGATAACCGGAAGTTCGACAACAACACGAAGAAGTTTGCTTTCCTGTCCCAGCCCACGATACCGGACTACAGGCCCCAAGCGGTAACTAAC ATTATCGAAAAGAGTCAGAAGACCTCAACGAACCAGAGTACAAAGTTTCACCAGCTGCAGGCAATCTTCGGGCAGCATCAGACGGCCAACCACAAGGACATTGCCAACCTGCAGAACAACCTGCTGAGCAACTCGAGGAACAGCTCGCGGAACAGTTCCCTGGAGAACATCAACCTGTTGAACTCGGAGAATGAG
- the LOC5570531 gene encoding coronin-1C isoform X4 codes for MTNSQLWFRGVRPSKFRHVYGLPTRKECCYTDISVVRSGNDGNFCAINPTFLAIVADTTFVVIPINQTGRIDFQCCKVIGHTGQILDLKWNPFDDNMIASASDDCTIKLWKIPEGGLTSNLSECSTELVGHKRKVLHIEWHPTAANVLISAGFDHLICVWDVGNSDKTLLNVIHCHVDMIYSLAINRDGSLIATTSKDKKLRVIEPRSGIVVSEGICHMGTKCSKAVFLDNDRILTTGFSRHSDRQYAVWNQHDLKKPLVQEVIDSSSGVVTPYFDYDTKMIYLAGKGDGNIRYYELVDEAPYVYYLNQFLSGQPQKALGFMPKRGVNVAQCEVFRFYKLHAAGNICEPISMIVPRKSTLFQSDLYPDTLADIPAIGAKEWFQGRNVQPMLRSMKTGESILDANANQKTRNSESKYATIHHTSSKHNVLNNHHGNHNGNSNNHSHSNGTNGTALNGSNYTNGNSVTSLTNGGKNNKENEIDNRKFDNNTKKFAFLSQPTIPDYRPQAVTNIIEKSQKTSTNQSTKFHQLQAIFGQHQTANHKDIANLQNNLLSNSRNSSRNSSLENINLLNSENELRKAFNKQAEEIKSLRKSLNNSEKRVRELEAEVKRLQLQQKH; via the exons ATGACCAACTCACAG CTATGGTTCCGCGGAGTGCGGCCCTCCAAGTTCCGGCACGTGTACGGTCTGCCCACGCGGAAGGAGTGCTGCTACACCGACATCAGTGTGGTCCGCAGCGGCAACGATGGCAACTTCTGCGCCATCAATCCCACATTCCTGGCCATCGTGGCCGACACAACGTTTGTGGTCATCCCGATCAACCAAACCGGACGAATCGATTTCCAGTGCTGTAAGGTGATTGGACACACCGGTCAAATCTTGGACCTGAAGTGGAATCCTTTCGATGACAATATGATAGCGTCCGCTTCGGATGATTGCACA ATCAAACTATGGAAAATCCCGGAGGGTGGATTAACGAGCAATCTGAGCGAATGTTCCACAGAACTCGTCGGCCATAAGCGTAAGGTGCTGCACATCGAATGGCACCCAACGGCGGCCAATGTGCTGATTAGCGCTGGTTTCGATCACTTGATTTGCGTGTGGGATGTGGGCAACTCCGACAAGACCCTGCTGAACGTGATCCATTGTCACGTTGACATGATCTACAGTTTGGCGATCAATCGTGACGGGTCGTTGATAGCGACCACCTCCAAGGACAAGAAGCTGCGGGTGATTGAACCGCGCAGTGGAATCGTTGTTTCG GAGGGCATCTGTCATATGGGAACGAAATGTTCGAAAGCGGTTTTCCTGGACAACGATCGCATTTTGACAACTGGATTTTCCCGCCATTCAGACAGGCAGTATGCCGTGTGGAATCAGCATGACCTGAAGAAACCTTTGGTGCAGGAAGTGATCGATAGCTCCAGTGGAGTGGTCACTCCATACTTCGACTACGACACCAAAATGATCTACCTGGCGGGAAAGGGAGACGGCAACATTCGGTACTACGAGTTGGTAGATGAAGCACCATATGTGTACTATTTGAACCAGTTTCTGTCTGGACAACCCCAGAAAGCGCTAGGATTCATGCCAAAGCGTGGCGTGAACGTCGCACAATGCGAAGTGTTTCGGTTTTATAAACTCCACGCAGCTGGAAATATATGCGAACCCATTTCGATGATAGTTCCGCGTAAGTCAACACTTTTCCAGAGCGATCTCTATCCGGATACGCTGGCCGACATACCGGCGATTGGTGCCAAAGAGTGGTTCCAGGGACGGAACGTGCAACCCATGCTGAGGTCAATGAAGACTG gcgaaTCCATTCTGGACGCAAATGCCAATCAGAAAACCCGCAACAGTGAAAGCAAATATGCCACCATCCATCACACCAGCAGCAAGCACAATGTCCTCAACAACCACCACGGCAATCACAACGGAAATAGCAATAACCATAGCCATAGCAATGGCACCAATGGCACGGCACTCAACGGCAGTAACTACACCAACGGTAACAGCGTAACATCCCTTACCAACGGTGGCAAAAATAACAAAGAGAACGAAATCGATAACCGGAAGTTCGACAACAACACGAAGAAGTTTGCTTTCCTGTCCCAGCCCACGATACCGGACTACAGGCCCCAAGCGGTAACTAAC ATTATCGAAAAGAGTCAGAAGACCTCAACGAACCAGAGTACAAAGTTTCACCAGCTGCAGGCAATCTTCGGGCAGCATCAGACGGCCAACCACAAGGACATTGCCAACCTGCAGAACAACCTGCTGAGCAACTCGAGGAACAGCTCGCGGAACAGTTCCCTGGAGAACATCAACCTGTTGAACTCGGAGAATGAG